One genomic segment of Desulfurispora thermophila DSM 16022 includes these proteins:
- a CDS encoding cobyrinate a,c-diamide synthase has product MINVSQGDVPVVLFAARKEGAIVNDFFSGTVVSGSAAGSLPSAGERKTVTTAVPRLLIAAPHGRSGKTTATITLLAALRDAGLTVQAFKKGPDFIDPSWLTLLTGRPCRNLDAFLMEKPDIVRSVARYSASADIAVIEGAMGLYDGVDLEGSGSTAVVAKTVQAPVLLVVDTTRMTRSVAAMVMGYQHFDPQVHIAGVILNKVARPRHEKMLVAAVEHYCGIPVVGVIPKNRGLSIPDRHLGLIPAGEVDELVGKILAAGAQARQYFNLDAILQIARQAPPLGVAEGGRSVGEGGAIAGQMSSYGAGFEQPDSNMRYEHRPEDAAPAGSPAGPGVVSPIAHQRPRIGIIRDRAFSFYYPENLEALQAAGAELVFLDALSATALPDVHALYIGGGFPEVFAERLAANQALLQDLRNKVEAGLPVYAECGGLMFLGRSIISGEAVYPLAGIFPFDVVMCQKPQGHGYEEVQVVGENPYYPPGTILRGHEFHHSRLVNLEEGQARFALRVTRGKGIDGLHDGLVYKNVLACYLHLHALTVPGWAPALVERARRYMGQGDRTTK; this is encoded by the coding sequence CGCCGGCGAGCGAAAGACGGTGACCACCGCCGTACCCAGACTGCTGATTGCCGCGCCGCACGGCCGCAGCGGAAAAACCACGGCCACCATCACCCTGCTGGCGGCCTTGCGGGATGCCGGACTCACCGTACAGGCTTTTAAAAAAGGACCGGACTTCATCGACCCCAGCTGGCTGACTCTGCTCACCGGCCGTCCCTGCCGCAACCTGGACGCATTTTTAATGGAAAAGCCGGACATTGTGCGCAGTGTGGCCCGGTATTCCGCCAGCGCGGACATAGCTGTGATTGAGGGGGCTATGGGTCTGTACGATGGGGTGGATCTCGAGGGCAGCGGTAGCACGGCGGTGGTTGCCAAAACCGTGCAGGCCCCCGTGCTGCTGGTGGTGGATACCACGCGCATGACGCGCAGCGTGGCCGCTATGGTCATGGGTTACCAGCACTTCGATCCCCAGGTACATATTGCCGGCGTTATTCTCAACAAGGTGGCCCGGCCGCGCCATGAAAAGATGCTGGTGGCTGCTGTGGAACACTATTGTGGAATACCGGTAGTGGGCGTTATACCCAAAAACCGGGGTCTCTCCATACCCGACCGCCATCTGGGTCTGATCCCGGCTGGCGAGGTGGACGAACTGGTGGGCAAGATATTGGCCGCGGGAGCTCAGGCCCGCCAGTATTTCAACCTGGACGCCATACTGCAGATAGCCCGCCAGGCCCCCCCGTTGGGCGTGGCTGAGGGCGGCAGGTCGGTGGGTGAAGGTGGGGCTATAGCCGGGCAAATGTCATCGTACGGTGCCGGGTTTGAACAGCCGGACAGCAATATGCGATATGAACATCGGCCGGAGGATGCGGCACCGGCGGGCAGTCCGGCAGGGCCGGGCGTGGTTTCGCCCATCGCTCACCAGCGGCCGCGCATTGGCATTATCCGTGACCGCGCTTTTAGCTTTTACTACCCCGAAAACCTGGAAGCACTCCAGGCGGCCGGGGCGGAACTGGTCTTCCTGGACGCGCTCTCGGCAACCGCGCTGCCCGATGTGCACGCCCTGTATATTGGTGGGGGCTTTCCCGAAGTCTTCGCCGAACGTCTGGCCGCCAACCAGGCCTTATTGCAGGATCTAAGAAACAAAGTGGAAGCCGGTTTGCCTGTATACGCCGAATGCGGCGGTTTGATGTTTTTGGGCCGCAGCATCATCAGCGGGGAAGCCGTCTACCCGCTGGCCGGCATTTTTCCCTTTGATGTGGTTATGTGCCAAAAGCCCCAGGGTCATGGCTATGAAGAGGTTCAGGTGGTGGGGGAAAACCCCTATTACCCGCCGGGAACCATATTGCGCGGGCACGAGTTCCACCATTCCCGTCTGGTCAATCTGGAGGAGGGGCAGGCCCGCTTTGCGCTCAGGGTGACCAGGGGCAAAGGAATCGACGGTCTGCATGACGGCCTGGTTTATAAAAACGTACTGGCCTGTTACCTGCACCTGCACGCCCTGACAGTGCCCGGCTGGGCGCCGGCCCTGGTGGAGCGGGCGCGGCGTTATATGGGGCAGGGTGACCG